From Bradyrhizobium sp. 4:
CGCACCTTAAGCACACCGCGCGAAACCGCATCGCAATGGCGCAATGTTCGGTCAGTGTTGCCGCCTTACCTCGTTCAGGAAGGAGCGAGACAGGCCCATGCGGTTGGGATGGCGTGCGATCTCCGGTCCGGCGCTGACGGCAGCGACTTTGCTGCCGGCGATGTTTTTCGATCGCTTCGTCCCCATTCCCTCGCCCGCGCCGCTGCTCGTCTGCATCGTGGCGCTCGCCGGCGCGCTCTCGGGTCCCGCTTCCGCCGTCGCCAGCGCAGCTATCGCCGTCATCGGCGCGGCACTGCTGCTCCTCAGCCAGCACGGCGTTTCAGGCCTGACCACGGCGGATATGATCCGGCTCGGCCTCCTGGCGGCGGCCGCCGCGGGCACCGCAGGCATCACCGGCCTGATGCGCCAGCGGCTGCTCGGCACGTTTGCCGCCGAGCGTCGGAGCCACGCCATCGCCGCGCGGCTGTCGGCCGCACTCGACCAGGTCGATATCGGCATCGTGCTGCTCGACGCCGAGACGCGCGCCGAATTCATCAACCGCGCGTTCCGCGACTATTTTGCGGTGCCGGACGACATCGCCGACGGCAAGCCGCCGTTCATCGCGCTGATGTATCACGGCCGCGACACCGGCGCGTTCGAATTGCCCCAGGACGAGCTCGGCACCTTCATCGCACAGCGCATGGAGATGGTGCGGATCGGCGATGCCACGCCGATCAACATCGCCTTGCGCAATGGCGAGGTGTTGCGCTTCGTCTGTGCCGCGCTGCCCGATGGCGGGCGCATGCTGAGCTACACGCCCGTGACCGACCTGGTGCGCCACACCGATGCACCGTCCCGCGCCGACTACTACCGCTCACTGCGCGATCCCGCAGGCCGCAAGCTGATCCGTTATCTGCGCGTCGCGGAGTGATGCGCGATTGATCGGCACGCCTCTCATCACGTATGAAGGACGCCTCATCGATCGCGGGAATTTCATATGTCGCTCACCATTCGCCCCGTCACCAGGCAGGACTACGATCAATGGCTGCCGCTGTGGGACGGCTACAACGCCTTCTACGGCCGCTCCGGCCCGACCGCGCTCTCGCCCGAAATCACGCGCGTGACGTGGCAGCGCTTTTTCGATGCCTATGAGCCGGTGCACGGATTGGTCGCCGAGAGCGACGGCCGCCTGCTCGGGATGACGAATTACCTGTTTCACCGCAGCACCACCGCGATCGAGCCGTCCTGCTATCTGCAGGACCTGTTCACGACCGAGGACGCACGCGGCAAAGGTGTCGGCTCGGCGCTGATCCACGGCGTCTACGAGCGCGCGAAGCTCGCAGGCTCCCCGCGCGTGTACTGGCAAACGCATGAGACCAACGTCACGGCGCAGGGTCTGTACGACAAGGTCGCCGAGCGTTCCGGGTTCATCGTCTATCGCAAGATATTCTGATCGTCGCGACGGGGCCTGTGGATAACTTTGCCTGTCACCCGCGCGTAACATAGCGGGACTAGGCTGCAGCTGCGTCTGATCAGCCCCCGTCACCGATCAAGCGCCCCAAAGCGGTCCCCGTCAGTCGCCGCGTCTGACAGGGGCCGCATTTTTTTGTCGGCAGTCGTTGTCCGCAGTTCCTTGTCAGCATGGCAGCAACGCGGCGCGCGGCTTGCTGCAGCGGCGCAGCGCAGTCACAATGCGCCCCTGCCTATCTCCGACAGGGATCTCCCATGGAAATTCGTAATCTCGGCGCCTCCGGCCTGCGCGTGTCTGCGGTCGGGCTCGGCTGCAACAATTTCGGCCAGCGCACGGATTTGGAGACCTCGCGCAAGGTGATCCATCGCGCGCTCGATCTCGGCATTACGCTGTTCGACACCGCCGACATCTATGCCGGCATGGGCGGTTCGGAAACGGTGCTCGGCACCGTGCTCGGCGACCGCCGCAAGGAGATCGTGCTCGCCACCAAATACTCAAAGCCGATGGCGACCGACGGAACCAAGCAGGGCGCTTCGCGCCGCTACATCATGAACGCAGTCGAGGCGAGCCTGACGCGGCTCAAGACCGACTATATCGATCTCTATCAGCAGCACGATTACGACCCGCTGACGCCGATGGAGGAGACGCTGCGCGCGCTCGACGATCTCATCCGTCAGGGCAAGGTGCGCTACATCGGCAATTCCAACTTTCCGGCCTGGCGCATGGCGGAAGCCGAATTCACCGCGCGCGCGATGAATGTCAGCCGCTTCGTGTCCTGCCAGGATGAATACAGCCTGCTGGTGCGCGACATCGAAAAGGACCTGCTGCCGGCCGCACAGGAGTACAAGCTCGGCCTCCTGCCGTTCTTCCCGCTTGCAAGTGGGCTCCTCACCGGCAAGTACCAGCGCGGCGCGGCGGCCCCGACCGATACGCGCTTCGGCAAGGTACCGGCGTTACGCGACCGCTACGTCACGCCGCGCAATGAGGACATCGTCGAGAAGCTCACGGCATTCGCGAAAGCGCGCGGCCACAGCATGCTCGAGCTCGCCTTCTCCTGGCTCGCCGCGCGCCCGCAAGTGTCGAGCGTGATTGCCGGCGCCACCCGCGTCGAGCAGGTCGAGGAGAACGTGAGGGCGATTGCGTGGAAGCTCGGTGCGGAGGAGATGGCGGAGATCGATAAGATCACGCTGGGCTGATCGTTGCGAAGTGGCGCGCTACTTGGCGCCATGTCCGACCGTCTGGATCACCTCGAAGCCCTCGAACTGGGGATGGCCGAGATAGGTCGGCTTGGTGTCGCCGGCCCGCGCATGCGCGGCACGAAAAGCATCCGATTTGGTCCAGGCTTCGAAAGCGGCATGGTTGGCCCAGATCGTGTGCGAGGCGTACAGCGTGTGGTCCTCGAGCTCGGGCCCACGCAGCAGATGAAATTCGACGAAACCCTGTACCTTGTCCAAATGGGTATCGCGCGAAAGCCAGACCTGCTCGAAGGCGGCCTCGGAGCCCTTGACGACGCGGAAGCGGTTCATGGCGATGTACATGGGGATGGTCTCCTGATGTTCGGCTAATCATGTCGTCATTCCGGGACGCGCCGCAAGGCGCGAGCCCGGAATCGCAGTCAGGTAACCAGCCCCTTCATCGGACGTGCGCTTGCGCTATCCGGAAACACCGTCTCGGCCAGCACGCGATCCGAGAGGCCGAACTGGCCCTGCAGCACGCCCTTGATCACGGAGCGCAGGTCTGTGGTGGGCTTGAGATCGCGGGCCTCGAAGAGGTTGGCGGGCTTGAGGCCGGGCCAGTCGGCAATGACGCGGCCGCCCTTCACCGCGCCGCCGGCGAGCAGCGCGATCGTTCCCGTGCCGTGATCGGTGCCATCGGTGCCGTTGATGCGCGCGGTGCGGCCGAATTCAGTGGCGACCACCACGGCGGTGTCGCGCCAGCGTTCCCCTAAGCCGGTTTCGAATTCGGCGAGCGCACCGTCGAGCCCGCCGAGCAGGAAGGCGAGGCGACCGACAGGGCCGCCTTCATTGGCGTGGGTGTCCCAGCCGTCGAAAGCGAGCGCTGCGATGCGCGGGCCGTCGTCGGACGCCATCAGTTTTGCGGCGCCGCGCGCGACTTGCCGCATCTGCGCGACCGCATTGCCGGGCTTCGGCTTCATGTCGTCGCCGCTTGCGGCCTTCTCCAGCGCAAGGCCCTGCGACAGCACGGCCGCCAGCGCGGGATCGCGATGACGGTAGAGCTCGACCAGGCGCATCGCGGTGTCGTCATCGGCTTGCGGCAGCGCCACCGGCGCCCAACCGACGGTCGGCGCATTGCCGCGCAGCACCAGCGGCGTGGTCGGGCCGACGGCAAGAGCACTCGACACCCGCTCGCCGCGCGGCAGCGCCTCCAGCGCGCGGTTGAGCCAGCCGGATTGCACGCGACCGGGACCGGCATAGCCGCTTTCGAGCACGTCCTGGCCATCGAAATGCGAGCGGTCGCGATAGGGCGTCGCCACCGCGTGGATCACCGCGGCGTGCCTATCGCGATACATGCGTGCGAACTCGGGCATCGCCGGATGCAGCGCAAAGAAAGTATCAAGCATGATCGCGGGATGGGCACCGTCCGCCGTCAGCGCGATCGCTCCGTGCAGGCCGGCATAATCGGGATCGCCGACCGGCGCGACGGTCGAAAGCCCGTCAAGCGCGCCGCGCAGGATCACCACGATCAGCCGGGGATCCCGGCCATCAGCCGCGCGGGCGAATTTCGGCAAATAAGCCCACGCCGCAAAAGAGGCACCGCCGAGCAGGAGGCCGCGGCGCGAGGTGAGGAGCCGGTTCTCGACGCAGTCGATCATCATCATCTCCTCTGCATTTCCGGCGACATCAACAGCAGCGCCAGCGCCTGCTGCCGCGACTCCGCCCGCTCGATGGTGCGGCGCGTTTCGATCGAGGCCGCATCTGCGGCCGCAAATTCCAACAAATCGAGCGGATCGATGTTGGGTCCAAGCCGCGCGCCCATTTGCGCGGCAATGTCGAGCCGGAGCTTGATGCCTTCGGGCGCCGCCCACGCGGCGCTGGTATCGGCGAAACCATTCGGTCCCGCCGGCGACCACAGCGGCTGGCCCAGCAGATTGAGGTTGTTGAGATAGGCGCCGGGATCCTCCGGCACGCGCGCGAGCAGCCGGCCGCTCGCGACCAGGAAATCATAGGGGCTCCGCATCTTCGTCAGCGGCGCCTTCCACGCCTCGTCGGAATCGACCAGTGCGGTTGCGAGCGCCTTGAGATCCCCGTCGGTCTTGATGAAGACATCGCGCAATCGCGCCACCAGCGCCGGCGGCGGATCGTCGGCGATGAAATGGCGAACGAATTTGGTGGCGATGAAGTTCGCGGTCGAGGAATGGCGTGCGATGTCCGCAAGCGCGGCTTCGCCCTGCGCAAGGCCGGTCGGCTCGTAGGTCCTGCCGAGCAGCATTTGCGGCCCGGGCTGGTGCGCGTTGACATTGAACACGAACGAGCCGGGCACCCCCAGCTGTCCCTGCCGGCCGGCAAAGGTCCAGCCGGTGATGATGCGCGCGAGCGAGGTGACGTCGTCCTGCGTGTAGCCGCCGCCGACACCGAGCGTATGCAGCTCCATGATCTCGCGCGCGAGATTTTCGTTGAGCCCGCGCTTGCGGTTCTGGCCCGCGCGCGAGTCCGGTCCGAGCGATTGCTGGTTGTCGAGGAAGAACAGCATCGCCGGATGCTGCTCCACCGCCTTCAGCATGTCGGCGAAACGCCCGAGCACATGCGGCCTGATCGCCTCGCGCTCGAACGCGCCGGCCCATATCCGTGCCAGCTCGCCCTTGCTGGCGGAGATGCAGAAATGGTTGGACCAGAACACGACCAGACGTTCGGTGAAGCCGCATTCGACCAGGGTCGCGCGCTGCAACCGCGCCAACGCCTCGGCGCGAAAGGTCTTCTGGATGACGTTGAGCGGCTGCGGGGCGGGTTTTGCGGCAGCCGGCGCGGCCGCGTTGGGCTGCATGCTGTCCGGCTTGGCCATATTGTCCGCCGGCTTGTTATCAATCGGCTTATTTTCAGTAGGCTTGGACTCAGCCATCTGGCCGGCGATTTCGGTTGCCACGGCGTTCAGCGAGAGATTGCGGCGCGGTCCGGGCTTCTGATCGACCGGCGCTTGCGACGGCGCCTCGGCCGGCGCGCCGGCTTTGGCGGCGGCCTCGCGCGCCTGCTTGACCTGATCCTGATAGGCGAACACGGCCTGCCCGAGCTGCGGCGTGGATTGCAAGCCCGGCGCCTCCAGCAGCACCGCGTTGGGGCGGGCGAGTTCCGCCTTCACAAAACCGCGAGGATCGGAGGCCGCGTTGATGAGATCGCCGGATGCACCACCACGGGCGCCGAAGCCGAAACGGTTGAGCGCGACGAGCGCGGCTTGCGAATCGCGGGCCATCGATGTGTCCTTCGCGCGTTGCCAACCGCTTTCCTGATACGTGCGCGAGGCCTAATATACCGCAGCGGGAGATGAACCCGGCATGAAAATGACAGCCCGGCTTTTGCGCAAATCATGACAAATCCGCAAGACATTCCAGTGCAGGAAGCGCGCCGCCTCGCCTGCTCCCGCTGCGGCACCGAGTTCGGCTGCGACCTCTCGGGCACCTGCTGGTGCGCGGAAGAAACGGCGCGGCTACCGATGCCGGTCAAGGGCGAGGATTGTTTGTGCCGGGCTTGCCTGCGCGAGGCGGCGGCGATGCATAGCCCGGATGGAGCGAAAGCGTAATCCGGGCTACGAAGCTTACACCGCGTGCCCCGGTGACTTCCGGGCCATGCCGTCGAACGCCTCCAGCAGCTTTTCGCGCCAGGCGTAGACCGGGTCGTCCGCCTCGAGCAGCTTGAACGGGCTCGTCACGCGCGCCCACTGAAAACCGCCGAACACGATGTAGTCGGCATAGTTCGGTGCGGCGCCGCCGATGAAGGGCTGTTTCTTGAGAGTCTGCCGCATCACCTCGAGCGATTTGCGGAAGGCGACCACGCCGGCATCGCGGCTGGCCATGATCTCTTCCAGCGTCTTGCCGCCGAAACGCGCCTCGCGCGACTGGCGGAAATAGGCGGCGTCCACCTCGTCCAGATTCTTCGGGATGTCGGCGATGATCAGCGGAAAGATGCCGCCGACGATGGCGATGTCGCCCCAGGCGTTGAGCATGCGCGCCATGGCGCGGCCACCCTCGCCGCCGAACAGCGACGGACGGTCCGGAAACTTGTCTTCGAGATAGGTCGCGATCGCCCAGGAATCGACCACCGGCTGGTCGTGATGCAGCAGCACCGGCACCGAGCCGTGCGGCGCAATCGCGCTTTTCTCGGTGAAGCGCCAGGGCAGCGTTTCCGCCGAAAGGCCCTTGTGTGCCAGCGCCATCCGCGTGCGCCAGCAGAACGGGCTGAACGGTCGCGAGGCGTCGGTGCCGACGAGTTCGTAAAGTTTGAGTGACATGGCTGGTCCCGTTGCTGCGGTTTGCGAACAGAGTAGCCGTCATAGCTACGAGCGCAAGAAAGCGGTCTTGCCGCCATGGCCTGGGTGTAACCAGTTACCTCGCCCGCGCCGGCGCCGAATCTGCTCGCGGCTTGTTGAGCTGGCACTGGATTGGACCTAAGCTCGGGCATTTCAAGCTTTGGGAGGCATTACATGACCACATCCATTCCACGGCGCGATTTCCTTCTCGGCTCGGCAGCGCTTGCCGGCGCCGCGGCCGCCAATGCCTTCACTTGTGTCGAGATCGCGAGCGCAGCGCCGATCACCGTCCCGACCGTCGACAAGCTTTCGATGCGCGTACTGGTGGATTCGAGCTTCGATCTGTTCTTCCGTCCCAAGCAAATCAACGGCGTCTCGATCACGCCGGCCGCGCGCGGCAGCGACTTCCGCAAATCGCTGCACAACGAATGGGGCCTGTCGCTCTGGTTGGAATCTGAAGGCGGCGGCAACCAGCGCACGCTGATGCTGGACTACGGATACACGCCCGAGGTGCTGCTCAATAACATGGCGTTGATCGGCGTCGATCCGGCCAAGCTCAACGCGCTGATCGTCAGCCACGGTCACTACGATCATTTCGGCGGTCTGAACGGCTTTCTCGATAAATTTCGCGACAAGCTGCCCGCCGACATCAAGCTCTATGCGGGCGGCGAGGATAATTTCTGCCATCGCGTCAATCCGACGCCGACGCAGGGGCAATTCGCCGATTTCGGCACCCTCGATCGCCGGTCGCTCGCGGCGCAGAAAGTGACGACCGTGCTATGCGAGACGCCAACAGTAGTCGCGGACCACGCTTTCACCACCGGCAAGATCACCCGCCGCAGCAGTGAACGCGTACTGCCAAACACCCTGGTCGAGTTTGGCATCAAGGATGGGCTGGGCTGCAACGTCGGGCATTACCTGCCGGCAGAGATGGAAGGCAAGATCGTGCCGGACGAGCACATCCACGAGCACGCCACCTGCTTCAATGTGCGGGATCTCGGTCTCGTCGTGATCTCGTCCTGCGGCCATGTCGGCATCGTTAACTCGGTGAAGCAGGCGCAGGAAGTGTCGGGCATCCAGAAAGTGCACGCCGTCGTCGGCGGGTTTCACCTCGGTCCCGCGCCCAAGGACTACCTCGCGCAGGTCGTGAGCGAGATCAAGGCGCTCAACCCTGACGTCGTAGTGCCCATGCATTGCAGCGGGCTCAACTTCGCACAGGAAGCCAATGCCCAGATGGAGGGCAAGGTGGTGGTGACGACGACAGGCAGCCGCCTCACCTTCGGGCTGTGATGCGACCTGCCGGCGCCTGGCTGTACGTGACGCTGGCGCTTGCCTGCGCGGGAGCGGCGCAGGCGCGCTCGGCCGCGGAGACCATGGACATCCTGATGTGGAATCGGGAGCCGGTCGGCGGCCCGTTCGAGCTGATCGACCAGACCGGCAAGCCGCGCAGCGACCGCGACTTCCGCGGACGACTGATGCTGGTCTATTTCGGCTTCACCTATTGCCCTGACGTCTGCCCTACCGACCTGATGGCGATCGGACAGGCGCTCGAGCAGCTCGGGCCGGACGCCGAAGCCGTCCAGCCGGTCTTCATCACCCTCGACCCCGAACGCGACACGGCTCAGCATCTTGCCGAATATGTGCCGCTATTCCATCCGCGGCTGCTCGGGCTGACGGGCAGCCTCGACGCGATCGGGGCAGCGGCAGAGGCCTACAAGGTCTATTTTGCCAAGATCCCGATCGGCAAGGACGCCGGCGACTACACAATCGACCACACTTCCTTCATC
This genomic window contains:
- a CDS encoding PAS-domain containing protein, with protein sequence MRLGWRAISGPALTAATLLPAMFFDRFVPIPSPAPLLVCIVALAGALSGPASAVASAAIAVIGAALLLLSQHGVSGLTTADMIRLGLLAAAAAGTAGITGLMRQRLLGTFAAERRSHAIAARLSAALDQVDIGIVLLDAETRAEFINRAFRDYFAVPDDIADGKPPFIALMYHGRDTGAFELPQDELGTFIAQRMEMVRIGDATPINIALRNGEVLRFVCAALPDGGRMLSYTPVTDLVRHTDAPSRADYYRSLRDPAGRKLIRYLRVAE
- a CDS encoding GNAT family N-acetyltransferase → MSLTIRPVTRQDYDQWLPLWDGYNAFYGRSGPTALSPEITRVTWQRFFDAYEPVHGLVAESDGRLLGMTNYLFHRSTTAIEPSCYLQDLFTTEDARGKGVGSALIHGVYERAKLAGSPRVYWQTHETNVTAQGLYDKVAERSGFIVYRKIF
- a CDS encoding aldo/keto reductase; amino-acid sequence: MEIRNLGASGLRVSAVGLGCNNFGQRTDLETSRKVIHRALDLGITLFDTADIYAGMGGSETVLGTVLGDRRKEIVLATKYSKPMATDGTKQGASRRYIMNAVEASLTRLKTDYIDLYQQHDYDPLTPMEETLRALDDLIRQGKVRYIGNSNFPAWRMAEAEFTARAMNVSRFVSCQDEYSLLVRDIEKDLLPAAQEYKLGLLPFFPLASGLLTGKYQRGAAAPTDTRFGKVPALRDRYVTPRNEDIVEKLTAFAKARGHSMLELAFSWLAARPQVSSVIAGATRVEQVEENVRAIAWKLGAEEMAEIDKITLG
- a CDS encoding antibiotic biosynthesis monooxygenase, coding for MYIAMNRFRVVKGSEAAFEQVWLSRDTHLDKVQGFVEFHLLRGPELEDHTLYASHTIWANHAAFEAWTKSDAFRAAHARAGDTKPTYLGHPQFEGFEVIQTVGHGAK
- a CDS encoding DUF1501 domain-containing protein, giving the protein MIDCVENRLLTSRRGLLLGGASFAAWAYLPKFARAADGRDPRLIVVILRGALDGLSTVAPVGDPDYAGLHGAIALTADGAHPAIMLDTFFALHPAMPEFARMYRDRHAAVIHAVATPYRDRSHFDGQDVLESGYAGPGRVQSGWLNRALEALPRGERVSSALAVGPTTPLVLRGNAPTVGWAPVALPQADDDTAMRLVELYRHRDPALAAVLSQGLALEKAASGDDMKPKPGNAVAQMRQVARGAAKLMASDDGPRIAALAFDGWDTHANEGGPVGRLAFLLGGLDGALAEFETGLGERWRDTAVVVATEFGRTARINGTDGTDHGTGTIALLAGGAVKGGRVIADWPGLKPANLFEARDLKPTTDLRSVIKGVLQGQFGLSDRVLAETVFPDSASARPMKGLVT
- a CDS encoding DUF1800 family protein, producing the protein MARDSQAALVALNRFGFGARGGASGDLINAASDPRGFVKAELARPNAVLLEAPGLQSTPQLGQAVFAYQDQVKQAREAAAKAGAPAEAPSQAPVDQKPGPRRNLSLNAVATEIAGQMAESKPTENKPIDNKPADNMAKPDSMQPNAAAPAAAKPAPQPLNVIQKTFRAEALARLQRATLVECGFTERLVVFWSNHFCISASKGELARIWAGAFEREAIRPHVLGRFADMLKAVEQHPAMLFFLDNQQSLGPDSRAGQNRKRGLNENLAREIMELHTLGVGGGYTQDDVTSLARIITGWTFAGRQGQLGVPGSFVFNVNAHQPGPQMLLGRTYEPTGLAQGEAALADIARHSSTANFIATKFVRHFIADDPPPALVARLRDVFIKTDGDLKALATALVDSDEAWKAPLTKMRSPYDFLVASGRLLARVPEDPGAYLNNLNLLGQPLWSPAGPNGFADTSAAWAAPEGIKLRLDIAAQMGARLGPNIDPLDLLEFAAADAASIETRRTIERAESRQQALALLLMSPEMQRR
- a CDS encoding cysteine-rich CWC family protein: MTNPQDIPVQEARRLACSRCGTEFGCDLSGTCWCAEETARLPMPVKGEDCLCRACLREAAAMHSPDGAKA
- a CDS encoding glutathione S-transferase family protein, with product MSLKLYELVGTDASRPFSPFCWRTRMALAHKGLSAETLPWRFTEKSAIAPHGSVPVLLHHDQPVVDSWAIATYLEDKFPDRPSLFGGEGGRAMARMLNAWGDIAIVGGIFPLIIADIPKNLDEVDAAYFRQSREARFGGKTLEEIMASRDAGVVAFRKSLEVMRQTLKKQPFIGGAAPNYADYIVFGGFQWARVTSPFKLLEADDPVYAWREKLLEAFDGMARKSPGHAV
- a CDS encoding MBL fold metallo-hydrolase; its protein translation is MTTSIPRRDFLLGSAALAGAAAANAFTCVEIASAAPITVPTVDKLSMRVLVDSSFDLFFRPKQINGVSITPAARGSDFRKSLHNEWGLSLWLESEGGGNQRTLMLDYGYTPEVLLNNMALIGVDPAKLNALIVSHGHYDHFGGLNGFLDKFRDKLPADIKLYAGGEDNFCHRVNPTPTQGQFADFGTLDRRSLAAQKVTTVLCETPTVVADHAFTTGKITRRSSERVLPNTLVEFGIKDGLGCNVGHYLPAEMEGKIVPDEHIHEHATCFNVRDLGLVVISSCGHVGIVNSVKQAQEVSGIQKVHAVVGGFHLGPAPKDYLAQVVSEIKALNPDVVVPMHCSGLNFAQEANAQMEGKVVVTTTGSRLTFGL
- a CDS encoding SCO family protein produces the protein MRPAGAWLYVTLALACAGAAQARSAAETMDILMWNREPVGGPFELIDQTGKPRSDRDFRGRLMLVYFGFTYCPDVCPTDLMAIGQALEQLGPDAEAVQPVFITLDPERDTAQHLAEYVPLFHPRLLGLTGSLDAIGAAAEAYKVYFAKIPIGKDAGDYTIDHTSFIYLMDGYGKYLGFFPPGTSAERMVEIIRPRLAAPSR